The following coding sequences are from one Collimonas arenae window:
- a CDS encoding TonB C-terminal domain-containing protein produces MKSIFQNRILVGAIVASVVAHAALLAVRFTGADAFKLKPTDPLLEVILVNAKHSTRPVKPEALAQANLDGGGNADAGRAKSPLPDLRKSEDGDNVMAAKRRIEQLEQQQQQMLAQMRKETPLKLPAMSVQDKASDNTPQPNGSDLVESAKAIARKEAEIAKNIDDYNKRPKKTQITPSTRAVGYAAYYKAFQDRVEKLGTLNFPKKNGRNLYGKLVVYIPIYQDGSIYTKEGGARIERGSGNPDLDSATLKIIERSAPFGRFPENMRSSGKDDVWEVISTFEFTRDGLLEAQLMGGSNQ; encoded by the coding sequence GTGAAATCCATTTTTCAAAATCGAATCCTGGTCGGCGCCATTGTGGCGTCAGTCGTCGCGCACGCCGCGTTGCTGGCGGTGCGCTTTACCGGCGCCGACGCGTTCAAACTGAAGCCGACCGATCCCCTGCTGGAAGTGATTCTGGTCAACGCCAAACACAGCACCAGGCCGGTCAAGCCGGAGGCGCTGGCGCAAGCCAACCTGGACGGCGGTGGCAATGCCGATGCCGGGCGCGCCAAGTCGCCGCTACCGGATCTGCGCAAATCGGAGGATGGCGACAACGTGATGGCCGCCAAGCGCCGCATTGAACAGCTGGAGCAGCAGCAGCAACAGATGTTGGCGCAGATGCGCAAGGAAACGCCGCTGAAGTTGCCGGCCATGAGCGTGCAAGACAAGGCCAGCGACAATACGCCGCAGCCGAACGGCAGCGACCTGGTTGAAAGCGCCAAGGCGATCGCCCGCAAGGAAGCGGAGATCGCCAAGAACATCGACGATTACAACAAGCGGCCGAAGAAGACACAGATCACGCCGAGCACGCGTGCAGTTGGTTATGCGGCTTACTACAAGGCGTTCCAGGACCGCGTCGAAAAACTGGGCACGCTGAATTTTCCGAAAAAGAATGGCCGCAACCTGTACGGGAAGCTGGTGGTGTACATCCCGATCTACCAGGACGGTTCGATTTACACCAAGGAAGGCGGAGCCCGTATCGAACGTGGTTCGGGCAATCCCGATCTGGATAGCGCAACCTTGAAGATCATCGAACGCTCGGCGCCGTTTGGTCGCTTTCCTGAGAACATGCGCAGCAGCGGCAAGGACGACGTATGGGAAGTGATCTCGACTTTTGAATTTACCCGCGACGGCTTGCTCGAGGCGCAGCTGATGGGAGGAAGCAACCAATGA
- the aroE gene encoding shikimate dehydrogenase yields the protein MTDATSFAEYVVIGNPIAHSKSPDIHTRFAADTAQDLRYGRLLAPLDGFVAAVQEFVAQGGKGANVTVPFKLEAYALATTLTTRAKAAGAVNTLKFDGGGMLGDNTDGIGLVTDIARNAGFDLEGKKILLLGAGGAARGVILPLLESHPAQLVIANRTPAKALELVQQFQPFAEQCALSACGFADVQQQFDLVINATSASLQADVPPIAPQVFGVATLAYDMMYGKQPTVFMQFAAAHGAQVRDGLGMLVEQAAESFFVWRGVRPRTDAVFVSLRTQLS from the coding sequence ATGACCGATGCAACGTCATTCGCTGAGTATGTGGTGATCGGTAATCCGATTGCACACAGCAAATCTCCCGATATCCACACCCGTTTTGCCGCCGACACCGCGCAAGACCTGCGCTACGGACGTTTGCTGGCGCCGCTGGATGGCTTCGTCGCGGCGGTGCAGGAATTCGTCGCACAGGGAGGAAAGGGGGCCAACGTTACCGTGCCATTCAAACTGGAAGCCTATGCGCTGGCGACCACCTTGACTACCAGGGCCAAGGCTGCGGGCGCTGTCAATACGCTGAAGTTCGATGGCGGCGGCATGCTTGGAGATAACACTGACGGCATCGGCCTGGTCACTGATATTGCGCGTAACGCGGGCTTCGATCTGGAGGGGAAGAAAATTCTTTTGCTGGGCGCCGGCGGCGCTGCGCGCGGCGTCATTTTGCCGTTGCTGGAATCGCACCCGGCACAACTGGTGATTGCCAACCGCACGCCGGCCAAAGCACTCGAACTGGTGCAACAATTCCAGCCTTTCGCCGAACAGTGTGCGCTGAGCGCCTGCGGTTTTGCCGATGTGCAGCAACAGTTCGACCTGGTAATCAATGCGACATCGGCCAGCCTGCAGGCTGACGTGCCGCCGATTGCGCCGCAGGTGTTCGGTGTGGCAACGCTGGCCTACGACATGATGTACGGCAAGCAGCCGACGGTGTTCATGCAATTTGCCGCGGCGCATGGTGCGCAGGTGCGTGACGGCCTCGGCATGCTGGTGGAGCAGGCGGCAGAATCCTTCTTCGTCTGGCGTGGCGTGCGTCCGCGAACGGATGCCGTATTTGTGTCATTGCGCACGCAGTTGTCGTAG
- the mtgA gene encoding monofunctional biosynthetic peptidoglycan transglycosylase, which produces MKSVGKIILRLCMLLVAAILLLQVYFFVQIWWWVDHNPSSTSFMRARLSELRETVPDAQLQFKWVPYARISTNLKRAIIASEDANFSEHDGVDWDALQKAYEKNEKKGKVVRGGSTITQQLAKNLFLSGERSYLRKGQELIITYMLEFWMDKERIFEIYLNVVEWGNGVFGAEAAAQHYYKTSAANLGASQAARLAVMLPKPRFYDKNRGSAYLSQRTGLILRRMGSAELP; this is translated from the coding sequence ATGAAATCAGTGGGCAAAATAATATTGCGTTTGTGCATGCTGCTGGTCGCCGCAATCTTGCTGTTGCAAGTCTATTTTTTCGTACAGATCTGGTGGTGGGTGGACCACAATCCGAGTTCCACCAGCTTCATGCGAGCGCGCCTTTCTGAGTTGCGCGAGACGGTGCCGGATGCGCAGCTGCAATTCAAATGGGTGCCTTATGCGCGCATCTCTACCAACCTGAAACGCGCGATCATTGCCTCTGAAGACGCCAATTTCTCCGAACATGACGGAGTCGATTGGGACGCCTTGCAGAAGGCCTACGAAAAAAATGAAAAGAAAGGCAAGGTGGTACGCGGCGGTTCCACCATCACGCAGCAATTGGCGAAAAATCTGTTCCTGTCCGGCGAGCGCAGTTATTTGCGCAAGGGGCAAGAATTGATCATTACCTACATGCTTGAATTCTGGATGGATAAAGAGCGCATCTTCGAGATCTATCTGAACGTGGTGGAGTGGGGCAATGGGGTTTTCGGCGCCGAAGCCGCAGCTCAGCACTACTATAAAACTTCCGCCGCCAACCTCGGCGCCAGCCAGGCTGCGCGGCTCGCGGTGATGTTGCCGAAGCCGCGCTTCTACGACAAGAATCGCGGCTCTGCGTACCTGTCGCAACGCACTGGGCTGATTTTGCGGCGTATGGGATCAGCTGAATTGCCTTAG
- the hemL gene encoding glutamate-1-semialdehyde 2,1-aminomutase: MKSNNDTLFARAQLTTPGGVNSPVRAFRSVGGTPRFITRAEGPYFWDADDRRYIDYIGSWGPAIVGHAHPTVIKAVQDAAARGLSFGAPTQGEIEIAEEICKLVPSIEQVRLVSSGTEATMSALRLARGATGRDKIVKFEGCYHGHADSLLVKAGSGLLTFGNPTSAGVPEDFVKHTLVLDYNNTEQLEDAFKNMGDQIACVIVEPVAGNMNLVRATPEFLQTMRRLCTQYGAVLIFDEVMCGFRVALGGAQSLYGIAPDITALGKVIGGGLPVAAFGGRADLMAHMAPLGSVYQAGTLSGNPVAVAAGMSTLKLIQEPGFYDRLGAQTEKLVGGLNQAAKDAGVTFIGDAIGGMFGLYFADAVPGTYAAVMKSNKDLFNKFFHAMLDAGVYLAPSAFEAGFVSAQHDDAVIEATIAAARSAFGQLA, translated from the coding sequence ATGAAATCCAACAACGATACCCTCTTCGCCCGCGCACAACTGACTACCCCTGGCGGCGTCAATTCCCCGGTGCGCGCTTTCCGCTCAGTCGGCGGCACGCCACGCTTCATCACGCGCGCCGAAGGCCCGTATTTCTGGGATGCCGACGATCGCCGCTACATCGATTACATCGGCTCCTGGGGACCGGCAATTGTCGGCCATGCGCATCCGACCGTGATCAAGGCAGTACAGGACGCGGCGGCACGCGGCCTCAGCTTCGGCGCACCGACCCAAGGCGAAATTGAGATCGCCGAAGAAATCTGCAAGCTGGTGCCATCAATCGAGCAAGTGCGCCTGGTATCCAGCGGCACTGAAGCGACCATGAGCGCACTGCGCCTGGCGCGCGGTGCCACCGGCCGCGACAAGATCGTCAAGTTTGAAGGCTGCTATCACGGCCACGCCGATTCGCTGCTGGTTAAGGCTGGCAGCGGCCTGCTTACGTTCGGCAACCCGACTTCGGCCGGCGTACCGGAAGATTTCGTCAAGCACACGCTGGTGCTGGACTACAACAACACCGAGCAGCTTGAGGATGCGTTCAAGAACATGGGCGACCAGATCGCCTGCGTGATCGTCGAGCCGGTGGCCGGCAACATGAACCTGGTACGCGCAACGCCGGAATTCCTGCAAACCATGCGCCGCCTGTGCACGCAGTACGGCGCCGTGCTGATTTTCGATGAAGTCATGTGCGGCTTCCGTGTCGCCCTTGGCGGCGCGCAATCACTGTACGGCATTGCTCCCGACATCACGGCGCTGGGCAAGGTCATCGGCGGCGGCTTGCCGGTAGCGGCCTTCGGCGGGCGTGCCGACTTGATGGCGCACATGGCGCCACTCGGTTCGGTGTACCAGGCCGGCACCCTGTCCGGCAATCCGGTGGCGGTAGCGGCGGGCATGAGCACGCTCAAACTGATTCAGGAGCCGGGTTTCTACGACAGATTGGGAGCGCAAACCGAGAAGCTGGTCGGCGGCTTGAACCAGGCAGCAAAAGATGCCGGCGTCACGTTCATCGGCGATGCAATCGGCGGCATGTTTGGTTTGTATTTCGCGGACGCAGTGCCAGGCACTTACGCAGCCGTGATGAAATCCAACAAGGATTTGTTCAACAAATTCTTCCATGCGATGCTGGATGCCGGCGTCTACCTGGCGCCATCGGCATTCGAAGCGGGCTTTGTCTCGGCGCAGCATGACGACGCCGTGATTGAGGCTACCATCGCCGCAGCGCGCAGCGCGTTTGGGCAACTGGCTTAA
- the thiD gene encoding bifunctional hydroxymethylpyrimidine kinase/phosphomethylpyrimidine kinase, with the protein MTFGVADPVGAAGIQADLATFSSMGCHGLSVITSILIGDTARIEDTQQIDADWVADQARVLLEDMPVAAFKVGAVGSIESVSVIAEIVSDYPEIPLILDPFLSAMPDQGQDSEDLMTAIRELLIPQTTVMLLSAVELARLAETWREPSTEDMLSVDAMRIIELGCEYLFVTGTPTSAAEIGNTLFNDTGVVREDQWPRVSGSFIGAGSTLSAAIAAMLANGLDVPEAVSEAQEFTLAAVTAAQRLGMGKLIPDRYFWAREEGLRADDADAENSP; encoded by the coding sequence TTGACATTCGGCGTTGCCGACCCCGTCGGCGCCGCCGGAATTCAGGCCGATCTGGCCACTTTTTCGTCGATGGGCTGCCACGGCCTGTCAGTCATCACGTCGATTCTGATCGGCGACACCGCCCGCATCGAAGACACCCAGCAGATTGACGCTGATTGGGTCGCCGACCAGGCCCGCGTGCTGTTGGAAGACATGCCTGTCGCCGCGTTCAAGGTTGGTGCCGTCGGTAGTATCGAGAGCGTGTCGGTGATCGCCGAAATCGTCTCTGACTATCCGGAAATTCCGCTGATTCTAGACCCTTTTCTGTCGGCCATGCCTGATCAGGGCCAGGATAGCGAAGACCTGATGACCGCCATCCGCGAATTGCTGATCCCGCAAACCACCGTCATGCTGCTGTCTGCAGTGGAATTGGCGCGCCTGGCGGAAACCTGGCGCGAACCGTCGACCGAGGACATGCTGAGCGTGGATGCGATGCGCATCATCGAACTCGGCTGCGAATACCTGTTCGTCACCGGCACCCCAACTTCTGCTGCTGAAATCGGCAACACCTTGTTCAACGACACCGGCGTAGTGCGCGAAGACCAGTGGCCGCGCGTTTCCGGCTCGTTCATCGGCGCCGGCAGCACCTTGTCAGCAGCCATCGCGGCGATGCTGGCGAATGGACTGGACGTGCCGGAAGCAGTCTCTGAAGCGCAGGAATTCACGCTGGCGGCAGTCACGGCTGCGCAACGGCTGGGGATGGGAAAACTGATTCCGGATCGCTATTTCTGGGCGCGTGAAGAAGGACTGCGTGCGGATGATGCGGATGCGGAAAATTCGCCTTGA
- a CDS encoding response regulator — protein sequence MAIQKILIVDDSPTERYFLTDILAKAGYSVSTSENGEGLLDKIKADKPQLILMDVVMPGQNGFQVTRSITRDDDTKDIPIIICSSKGLETDRIWGLRQGARDYLVKPIDPKELLAKIAALG from the coding sequence ATGGCCATACAAAAGATTCTTATTGTTGACGACTCTCCAACTGAGCGTTATTTCCTGACCGATATCCTGGCGAAGGCCGGCTATTCCGTGTCGACTTCAGAAAACGGCGAGGGTCTGCTTGACAAGATTAAGGCGGACAAGCCGCAGCTGATCCTGATGGATGTGGTCATGCCAGGCCAGAACGGATTCCAGGTGACGCGTTCGATTACCCGCGATGACGACACCAAGGACATTCCTATCATCATCTGCAGCAGCAAGGGCCTGGAAACCGACCGCATCTGGGGTTTGCGCCAAGGTGCGCGCGACTACCTGGTCAAGCCGATCGATCCCAAGGAATTGCTGGCAAAAATCGCCGCGCTTGGTTAA
- a CDS encoding chemotaxis protein CheW, translating to MTQSTSHLTAELSPSSLLPVNKAAADADSRRTRLREFQSHLLERMQAARSGAEAQESQLGLLIGQTRWLLNLQEAGEIVAVDKISRVPLTHDWFLGLSNVRGSLISVIDLPGTRGKV from the coding sequence ATGACTCAATCAACCTCGCACCTGACCGCCGAATTGTCGCCGTCGTCGCTGCTGCCAGTCAATAAGGCTGCTGCCGATGCCGACTCGCGTCGCACCCGCCTGCGCGAATTCCAGTCACACTTGCTGGAGCGGATGCAAGCCGCCCGCAGTGGCGCTGAGGCGCAGGAAAGCCAGCTAGGTTTGTTGATCGGACAGACCCGCTGGTTGTTGAATTTGCAAGAGGCTGGCGAAATTGTCGCGGTCGACAAGATTTCCCGTGTGCCGCTGACCCACGATTGGTTTCTGGGATTGAGCAATGTGCGGGGTAGCCTGATCAGCGTGATCGATTTGCCCGGTACCAGGGGCAAGGTTTGA